A single region of the Hippopotamus amphibius kiboko isolate mHipAmp2 chromosome 6, mHipAmp2.hap2, whole genome shotgun sequence genome encodes:
- the GHSR gene encoding growth hormone secretagogue receptor type 1 produces the protein MWNATPSEEPGPNLTLPDLGWDAPPDNDSLADELLPLFPAPLLAGVTATCVALFVVGIAGNLLTMLVVSRFRELRTTTNLYLSSMAFSDLLIFLCMPLDLVRLWHYRPWNLGDLLCKLFQFVSESCTYATVLTITALSVERYFAICFPLRAKVVVTKGRVKLVILVIWAVAFCSAGPIFVLVGVEHENGTDPRDTNECRATEFAVRSGLLTVMVWVSSVFFFLPVFCLTVLYSLIGRKLWRRRRGEAAVGASLRDQNHKQTVKMLAVVVFAFILCWLPFHVGRYLFSKSFEPGSVEIAQISQYCNLVSFVLFYLSAAINPILYNIMSKKYRVAVFRLLGFEPFSQRKLSTLKDDSSRAWTESSINT, from the exons ATGTGGAATGCGACGCCGAGCGAGGAGCCGGGGCCCAACCTCACGCTGCCGGACCTGGGCTGGGACGCTCCCCCCGACAACGACTCGCTGGCTGACGAGCTGCTGCCGCTCTTCCCCGCGCCGCTGCTGGCGGGCGTCACAGCCACCTGCGTGGCGCTCTTCGTGGTGGGCATCGCGGGCAACCTGCTCACCATGCTGGTGGTGTCGCGCTTCCGCGAGCTGCGTACCACCACCAACCTCTACCTGTCCAGCATGGCCTTCTCCGacctcctcatcttcctctgcATGCCCCTCGACCTCGTGCGCCTCTGGCATTACCGGCCCTGGAACTTGGGCGACCTGCTCTGCAAACTCTTCCAGTTCGTCAGCGAGAGCTGCACCTACGCCACCGTGCTCACCATCACCGCGCTGAGCGTCGAACGCTACTTCGCCATCTGCTTCCCGCTGCGGGCCAAGGTGGTGGTCACCAAGGGCCGCGTGAAGCTGGTCATTCTCGTCATCTGGGCCGTGGCCTTCTGCAGCGCCGGTCCCATCTTCGTGCTGGTCGGAGTGGAGCATGAGAATGGCACCGACCCGCGGGACACCAACGAGTGCCGTGCCACCGAGTTCGCCGTGCGCTCCGGACTGCTCACCGTCATGGTGTGGGTGTCCAGCGTCTTCTTCTTCCTGCCTGTGTTCTGCCtcactgtgctctacagcctCATCGGCAGGAAGCTGTGGAGGAGGAGACGCGGCGAGGCGGCGGTGGGAGCCTCGCTCAGGGACCAGAACCACAAACAAACCGTGAAGATGCTGG CTGTAGTGGTTTTTGCTTTCATCCTCTGCTGGCTGCCCTTCCATGTAGGAcgatatttattttccaaatcctTCGAGCCTGGCTCTGTGGAGATTGCTCAGATCAGCCAATACTGCAACCTCGTCTCCTTCGTCCTATTCTACCTCAGCGCCGCCATCAACCCCATTCTGTACAACATCATGTCCAAAAAGTACCGGGTGGCAGTGTTCAGActtctgggatttgaacccttcTCCCAGAGGAAGCTCTCCACTCTGAAGGATGACAGTTCTCGGGCCTGGACAGAATCTAGTATTAATACATGA